The window AGAAGATGCATGGCTTTGGTCTTCTTTCTAGTGTATGAATTAAGGAATGAGATAGGTAATGGATGTAACTGCAATTCAAACTATGAAAAAGTTACTTACGGAAACAGAAAGTCCTAGAACTGGTACATCTGTGGTTGCCCCAAAACCAGTGACTCCGCCCTTTGACCTGACCCTGGATGACAGCCCCACCAGTCACGTGTGGTGTCTAGGGCATACCCTCATGCACTACAGCAAACAGTTCTCCAACTGAAAGGCATGGCTTTTAAACAAGCTATGGCACCAGGAGCTTAATGTCCACACAATCCACAGACCATGCTCAGAATACTGGAGGTGGTGCTCTAGCATCCTGACTCCTGCTTCCCTGGAAAGGAGACTCTTTGACAGTAAACGATACACTGCTGTATGTCAAGGGCCTCCCACAGAAAGCCCTCACGTATCTGTTGATgaataatgggggaaaaaaagtccttATTTCAGACCTTAGTATTTAAAGAAACCCTGTGATGCATCTGTCAGATGAGTGTGATGAAAGGGAATGGGTAAGATTTCCAAGTCCTCCCCAGATGCCTGGCCTTTAGCCAAGAGTTAAGTTTCAATCTCTCGTGGCTCCTCCAGGCAGTGGAATTCCAAGGGCCTGGGAGCTCTATATCAgccaagaaagaaacagaaaagatgctcaaagttCTAAATTAGGGGTCTTTAACTGTAGTGCCTATATGCTTCTTTAATGATTGATCAAGGCACCTTAAACCTTAGGGACCCTGTCATTCTCAGTCTTGTATATGTTTTTTAGGCACGAAGCTTGGCTACTGAATTTAGAATAGTCAAAGGAATATAGGTTAATCATATTGTTTATTTTAAGTGTAAGGGGAATATTGTGGGATCATCAACATTGATATATTTGATAAAACCTATAGATAAGAATTTGGGGTGACTCTTTCAGATTCAGAGCACATTATTCAGTAAGTTTTACATCAATCTCATCTTACTCATATTAGATTTAATATGTCCTATAtcctgttcaattcagttcagttgcttagtcgtgtccgactctttgcgaccccatgaatcgcagcactccaggcctccatgtccatcaccaactcccggagttcactcagactcacatccatcgagtcagtgatgccatccagccatctcatcctctgtcgtccccttctcctcctgcccacaatatCCTGTTAATGccccataaattttaaaatatatgatgaaaaaatattaatgtcAGCTTTTAAACATTCAAGAGAGCGGCATGGATTTCAAAACTCTTTTGGCAGTACACAGCAAAAAAAGTCTGAACACTATAATTCCAAAGCTGTTCTGGTCAATATAATAGCCactaaattaacttattttttaagttaattttatagttgctttacaatgttgtattagtaatataaataaattaaacgaGATTAAAACTCCAGTGGCACAGTCATACTGGCCACTTTTCAAGTGTTCAATTACTGCCTGTGGCCAGCAGCTACTGCACAGTCTGTTAGACAGTGTAGACATGTTTTGCCCCAGTCAACTGAGATCATAATACTTTATTCCTTACAGGAAAAGCTCCTCTTCCTATAATGGCGAACCATCTCTCTTGACTTGTCAAGGTTCCTCCTACTCAGGGGTAAAGCAACAGGGAGGGCACGAAGAAAGAACTTCCAACACAACTCCTGCCCCCTCAGAGGTCTGAGGGTGTAGCCAAGACAGTCCTTTCATAAAATAAAGCCTTCTTTAATATTCTGAATAACAACTTTTTACCTATATTGTTCACTacggtagccactagccacatgttgctatttataatttaaaatgtaattaattaaaatgaaacataattaaaaattcagttcctcaagCACACTAACCACATTCAAAAGCCTAACAGCCTTTGGCTAGTGGCTCTTGCCCTGAACTGCAGCAGATACAGAACACTTCCATCATTACAGAAAGTTTTATTGAACAGCACTGCTTTATACTATGggtttcctcccttttttttttccctttttttacaTATCCTCTTAATGAAGGATCCAGAATATTTCACTCCACTTTCCAGCAGATTTCCCAAAATGCCAGGAAATAAACTCAGGTGCCTATTCATGCACAGTTTTAAGGTGTGCTTACTAGAGTCCTTACCTCCAAAACCAAAAGCCTAAATATACGTGTGTATGGCTGGGAGTCTACTCTTTCAGTATATATATCAAATCTCCAtcagattcaaaagcagacaaaaaAACTGGAACACATAAGTTTTCTGGCAGCAGTGGCTTGGGaacaaaagaaatggaaggagaTAAATCTGACTAAATCTTTCGTATGAACACTTTTGAGTGGCAGACCATATTTCTGAAAAATCTTTCAATGATAATGCAGAAAAGTCTAGTGCGCTAACATCAGAAAAGTCCTTAGAGATAGGCAGAGTCTTAAAAAGTTCATACAGGGACAACAGTATTTGTGGGCTCCGAGTTATCTTTGTCCTATTTGTTCTCACAGGACAGATAATGACAAGTCTTGATAGTTACAATGAAAGATCAAATATACCACACTGTGATTTGTCTGCTAAAATACCATATTTGTTCCAAAGATTATGATGAATTACTGAAGAATATAGATCAAGACAATGTCCCTAAAAAGTCAATTGTCTTGCTTGTTAGGCAGAAGACTCCCCACCACTTATAAGTTTATCTGATAAACAATCAGCATTGACAGAGCAAAGACAAGTTCTTTAGGTCATATGATCACCTTGCATTTCATCTTCAGGCAGAGCCAGAGTAAAGCATCTGTTTGAGAGACAAAAAGCCAACTCTCAAGAGCCAAATTTTTGGAGAACACCTGAAAATATGGGACTTGAGAATGAGTTTTGCAGGGCATCGGATTAACCGACTTAAGTGTGAATCCGGCATCTGGCTCTGAATTCCAAGTCTAGATAGGTCTCTCAACTACTATAGCACGGGCTGTGCTGAGCCCTCCTCCTCCCTTGAAGTCAGTCATCACACTTAGGGTCTGCTTTCGTCATCCAATACTAAGTACTGCACTGCATACCATCCCCTGTGTTGTCTGGTACAGCTTTTTAACTCTTAGGTGTGGGTATACAAACATTAACTACACTGTAAGTTAGCTCTTGGACTCTGTACTACAGTTCTTCTCTTCACCTAACACCAAGCAGACAGTAAACACGCAAGCATTTAGAAAATGGAGATATGACAACAAGGCTTATAGGAAAGGATAGTAAATCACCCATTTATTTATCTGACTCCAAAAGTAGGCTGGAATTGTTagcagatttattttcttctggcaaacaaacagaaagcaacaaaactTCAGAACCAAACGATACCAAACACGTGTAGCAAGCCAGTCTCAAACACACCCATTTTAtctaaaaaaacagaacaaataccAGTAACAGGACATGTCAGACTTtgcagcaattaaaaaaaaaaatgtttatatctgACTTTAAGTTAAAAACCTGTGCACTTAGAAATACACATATTCGCTTGGATAGCATTTAAAAATAGTCCTTTGGTAGCAAAATCTAAGGGTCATCATATGACAAGGTTGTTACATCAATATACTGAAACTATGATTCAGGGAAAGTTTCAGGGAAAAACTGAAGTTACTATATATCATCCTTCCTTTCAAACTTAGAAGAAATTATTTACTTCATAGCTGAATCTTGatagatatttaaataaacacattGGACTAGAAATGTAACTGATGCACACGGTGCTCCTTCCCCGGGAGCCTCTGACATGAGCTCACACTTAAATGAGCTGCATTATTCTGGATAAGATATACCTCCATGTCCAGATCTCACTGCACcactttgtttctattttgcaaattccaaagcaaaaaGGACTGTCGAATTTCTTTCTGTAGTTCTCATTAACAGAATCAAGTGAAAGAGATTTCTGAATTACTTGTTCTAAATCGGCATTTCTGAAACTGGGATTGAAAGATTTGTTTCAGTGGTTTGTGATGATTCCCTGGGAATTTCCTAAGGTTGCCTTTTGATTTTCACAAACATAATCTGGAGTACTTGGAGATCCACCTCATAATTGTGTAAGGCTATGATTTCAGTGACCACGTGTGCATCTATGTTTAAGATTACACTCATCTTAAGTCTCCAAGAGGGACAGAGTTTAGTTTTTAAGGAAGTATTTCTCAAATTGAGTTTCAAAGTCTATGTTTTGGGGTTAAAATCTGGACACTGCTCTAGATTTTTATGCTTTCCAACATTCTCCTTCAAGGCTTTGTTTACTTGGtgaatttaataaatatgtatccAGTGCCTACTTATGTCCTAGGCACTGGAAATACTGTTGGGAATAAGAGATCAGAACTCGTCTTTATGAAGCTTATAATTCCAATAGGAAAGACCAATGCTATTAATGAAGAAGTCTGGTTCCTTGGTTGAAATCACACTTAAGGAATTGTTTacgtaaaaaagaaaacaaaaaacagtgatcTGGTCACCCCATCAACTGCTACTGTGGATTAGAGTACATCAACATCCATATAGTCTCCAAATAGTCTAAGAACTTGAGGTCAATCTGATCTTATCTGCTTGGAGACAGAGAAAACGATCCTCTTGAAAATTCTTCAGAGAAGCCcagtttcctttctttgctttagGTTATGCTTCTCATAACTGGACAAAGATGCAACCCAACTAGAGATTTCCTGGCTTTTTGAGAAACAATTTTATAATCAGTGAGATTCATAAGCAGCTTTGGATAACACCCTTTGTCCTTCTGATTGGGAAATTTCTATGGAcaaagaaaaaatcaataaagctaAAACAATTACAAAAGCCTAAAGGGTACTGCTAAACCCAAAAAAGTTTATGGATAGAGGCTAAACAGCACAATGCAAAAACTCCCCAGAACTTAACCTTAACAACCTTGAATAGAATAAGGAATGAGATTCAGAGAACAGTGGCTACTATTCGCTACTATTTATCCTATCTATAAACTATTTACTTTCATGACATCCTTGTTTAAAACAGAGAGGGAGGGGGACCCAAACATAACATGTTATCAGGTAAACCAATCTAATTTTCTAATTGAGAAATGGGTGTCAGATTTCCTAAAAATAGGAGGTTTGAAATATCTTGGTTTCTGGACCAAATTTTCTAAGCCACAATGTCCTCAAATGAACACTTGAGACAAGATCTCTGGAATTTTGGAGCCACATCCTTCTCCAGTGTGAGTATGACAGTTCCTACTGGATTTTTACCCCACCTTGGAGTTCCAAAAAAGTGTTAGCCCTGCCAGAAACGAAGCACACTGATACTATAACTCTGAACAAGTGAACTAGGGGGAAAGTCTTCTACCAGAATCTTTTAGCAGACCCTGCGAGAAGGACACCAACCAACTTACCTAAAAAACAACTCCGTATCTGCCAATACTACAAATCTGAAGTCCCAGATTAAAAGTCAGCAGGAACAGAAAACAGTAACCCGACTGGAGGTAACATTTCTAGCCCAAATTAAGTCTCTGTACTGAACCTTCAGGTACACAAGGATGGCCAGAGGCACAGTGAGAGCTTCACTTGTCACCACATCCGGCACAACAGCTAAAGCAGGGGAACACATGCTTTCAAGAAGGAGCTTCGTCAGAAACACTGCAGGGCCTCAAGCCAACCTAACTCTGGAGACATCACACTCAAATTTCGGACCAACTATCAGCCAGGCTAACTTCAACTGTGTCCTAACTCcgcaaaagcaatacagtatcTGGCTACAACCGAGCCTTCCCAATTCTCCAAAGCATCTCAACTCTTGATCGCCCTTCGAGTTAGAAGCAAGCTCAAGGCAGAAGCAAGACAACTGACACAAAGGCCATCGTCTGAAGGCGCCTTTCGTACGGCTCTGCCCCTGCCACTCACTTGAAAATTCCTAAActggggggtgaggtgggggagcTCAgcatctccccctcctcccccggcCTATCCCTGCTCCATCCCGCCCCGGCCGGTAAGCCTCTGCCTGGGAGCCCCCAGACCTGGAACAAAGCGAGGGGCCCCGGCGGTGGGGGCGAGAGGCGCCGGCTGCACGGGACCGTCGCCGGGAGCACAATGAGAAACTACCAACTTCAGAGCGCAAGAACATCCTCGATTGGCAAGAAAGAGGGGCGGCGGCAGGCACGCCCAACTTCAAACTCAGAAAACCTACGGGCTGGCGGCCATCTGGAAAAAAagcctcccccccgcccccttcccagggagagaagaaaaaaggcgGAGGAGATGCGAATGGCCCACCGGGCCCCGGAGGGGAGCCCTGCGCTCAGACCGGCCCCCGCCCCCGAGGCCCGCTTCCCcgccttctctctgcctctggtttGCTGCCCCAGGCCGGGCGGCCGGTTACCTTGATGCGCTCCCGGCACTGGGACGGGGTCCGCTCGTAGCCCAGCTCGGCCAGGGCCCGGGACACGCGCTCGTACATGGCCGGCCCGGGGGCCTTGCTGCCGAACACCGTGCCGGCTCCCTCCAGCTGCTGGTACCGTGCCTCCACCAGCCGCTCGTTGCCCCACACTGCGATGAGCGCGTTCGTCTCTGCCGGCGTCCACGACATGCCCcggcaggcggcggcggcggctgccgCAGCCCCGCCACCACCGCCGCCACCAGGGGAGAAGGAGACCGAGGACGAGGCGGCGCTGcggccccccagccccagcccgaGACCCCCGGACGCCGCTGCCCCAGAGCCCGCCGCACTGCCCGGCCCGAGCGGGGAGGCACCCCGAGGCGTAGAAGGGTCGGACAGCGATGGGTTTCCGTCGCTCAGGCCACCAGGAGAAGCCGGGGAGAGCACCTCCATCTTCGGGATTTTTAGCGGCGAGTTGGCGGGCAGCTCCGAGCCACAGGGCGCAGCCATCTTCCAAGCGGCCGCCGCTGCACCGCCCGGAAGTGACGCGCCCTCACATCCGGCCGCCCCGGACTCCGGGGCTGCCCTCGGGCCTGGCTTGCTGGCGGGCGGGCGGCTGCGGGCCCCGGCGGCCGCGTGGAGGCCGCCCGCAGCCCCTGGTCTTTCTCCGCGCACCCGGCCGCGGCGCGCGCTCCTCTCCCGGGGCGAGGGGCGGGAATGAGGCTCGCCGGAGCCCCGAGCGGAGGAGAAGGGTTGGGGCATGAGGGCGCCGGTGTGAGGAACAGATTGAAACCTTCCCACTTCCTTTCCAATCTCAGCCCCCGGGAGGAGGGGTGAGGCCCGCGAGGGGGCCCGGAGTTAAGGAGGACTTGACCATTTCGCTCTCTCGCTCTCCTCCCTCGGCTCTGCCGCTCCCCTCTTCGGAACTGGCCTCGGGGTACAGGGGCTGACGTCCCGGGCGGTGGCTGGGGAGCCCCGCGCCGGGCCCAGCCAGGAAGGCGCCGAGGCTGCAGGGAGAGCATTCCTGGGGAAGACTTTAAAAAGCATCTGGGAACCAGGCTTGGTTTGTGCTATGTAGCTTTTCGAGACTCCCAAGCGCAGTATTCGAAGAGCAACTCCTATTCCAGTTCTGATCTATTTTCCAGTTTGGACGGGGGTGATGGTTTGTAGAACAGTTAGACGTCTTAATTGCGCTTGCACGATCTGTCTACAGCTTAAATGAGTATGAACTCCCAGCCTCAGCAGAAAAGTTACTTTCCCATACCGCTCTGCATCCTCCCTAATTGGGAAGTTACATCGTTTTTCCCACAGTTTTCATACTCTCCAGTGTAAGGCGACGAAAAAAAGACTGTCAATTATCACGGCTCTTGTGACCTCCAGTAATTAGTGATAATCGTTCCATAAAGTGCTGCAGTTTAATGGACGTTAAACACCCCAAGTCCAATACATCGCTGTAAACTATTTCAATATTCTTCAAAGCCAAACATCTAATCTTGGTTGCTAAACTTGAAGGCCCCAgctgcttgttgttgttgtttttcaaatataaataagctatgaaattttttttttcttgtaatggcAAATATAtcttaggtttaaaaaaaaaaaaaaaaaagctgaggtcAGCTGCACTTTAAACTcaaaatcagggcttcccttgtggctcaatggtaaagaatccacctgccagtacaggagacgtgggttcaatccctgatgagggacgatcccacatgctgtggagcaactaggccATCATGCCACTGTTACTGAAGCCAGGGCCTctagatcctgtgtgccacaagagaagccactggaatgaAAAGGCCACACACGGCCAAGTAGACTTGCTGGGATcctggcaactagagaaaagctagtacagcaaggaagaccaagcacagccaagaataaactCAGAGTCACCCCAGAGAATGACATGGTTGTCATTGGAAAGCCAAAGGAATAAGCACCAGGGACAAAGTAGAGGAGATAGTTGTCTCTGTATGCCATTTTAAAATGTCGCCATACTTTATAAGATAGGAATATGAATGAAGAAGCACAAATTCCAACATTTATgctatctcttcctttttttctaagaaaaagttATAGTCTAGTAGATGTATAACCGATTtcctttgctctacacctgaaactaacaacactgtgttagtttcaactgTCTTCAACTAT is drawn from Ovis aries strain OAR_USU_Benz2616 breed Rambouillet chromosome 21, ARS-UI_Ramb_v3.0, whole genome shotgun sequence and contains these coding sequences:
- the MSANTD2 gene encoding myb/SANT-like DNA-binding domain-containing protein 2 isoform X4, which codes for MAAPCGSELPANSPLKIPKMEVLSPASPGGLSDGNPSLSDPSTPRGASPLGPGSAAGSGAAASGGLGLGLGGRSAASSSVSFSPGGGGGGGAAAAAAAACRGMSWTPAETNALIAVWGNERLVEARYQQLEGAGTVFGSKAPGPAMYERVSRALAELGYERTPSQCRERIKLVRCPELNAVFQLWPHRC